Proteins co-encoded in one Medicago truncatula cultivar Jemalong A17 chromosome 8, MtrunA17r5.0-ANR, whole genome shotgun sequence genomic window:
- the LOC25501125 gene encoding protein ZINC INDUCED FACILITATOR-LIKE 1 yields the protein MGDENMREPLLEKKQYYKDCPGCKVEQAKELNKGVSITNLLVIWMVVLCSTLPASSLFPFLYFMVRDFKIAKSEADISYYAGYVGSSFMLGRTLTSVLWGMVSDRYGRKPVIVFGVFTVVVLNTLFGLSTSFWMAVITRFLLGTLNGAIGPVKAYATELFREEHQALGLSTVSAAWGTGLIIGPALGGYLAQPAEKYPNIFPKGSFWDKFPYFLPCFIISGVSFVVVIACLWIPETLHKHNGSSESIDDAEAIENGSKKVDKEKIVQKNENLLMNWPFMSSIIAYCVFSLHDIAYQEVFSLWSVSPLNLGGLNFTTDDVGNVLAITGLALVIYQLTIYQYMEKACGPVNISRITGIFSIPVLQSYPFIAMLSGITLYIIICLASILKNIVSVTITTGLFLIQNRAVEQHQRGAANGISMTAMSLFKAIGPAAGGTILTWSQKRMDASFLPGTHMVFFFLNLFEGLGILMMFKPFLGEKKKTHLDQLH from the exons ATGGGGGATGAAAATATGAGAGAGCCATTGTTGGAGAAGAAGCAATACTATAAGGATTGTCCTGGTTGTAAGGTTGAACAAGCCAAAGAGCTTAACAAGGGGGTATCCATTACAAATCTTTTGGTCATATGGATGGTTGTGTTATGTTCAA CACTTCCTGCATCATCACTTTTTCCATTCCTTTATTTCATG GTAAGGGattttaaaattgcaaaatcCGAGGCTGATATTAGCTACTATGCTGGCTATGTAG GATCATCATTCATGCTTGGTAGAACATTGACATCTGTATTATGGGGAATGGTTTCTGATCGCTATGGTCGAAAACCTGTTATAGTTTTTGGTGTTTTCACAGT TGTCGTTCTCAACACACTTTTTGGCCTTAGTACGAGTTTTTGGATGGCTGTTATCACAAGATTTCTTTTGGGAACTTTAAATGGTGCAATTGGACCAGTAAAG GCTTATGCTACTGAGCTTTTTCGAGAAGAACACCAAGCTCTAGGACTCTCCACT GTAAGTGCGGCTTGGGGAACAGGTTTAATCATTGGACCAGCATTGGGAGGCTATTTGGCTCAG CCAGCAGAGAAATATCCAAATATCTTTCCAAAGGGTTCCTTTTGGGATAA GTTTCCTTACTTCTTGCCCTGCTTCATAATATCAGGAGTTTCATTTGTAGTAGTTATCGCCTGCTTGTGGATTCCG GAAACACTTCACAAGCACAATGGTAGCAGTGAGTCCATAGATGATGCTGAAGCTATAGAAAATGGAAGCAAAAAGGTTGACAAAGAAAAGATAGTTCAAAAGAATGAAAACCTCTTGATGAATTGGCCCTTTATGTCATCTATCATTGCTTACTGTGTCTTCTCACTTCATGATATTGCTTATCAAGAg GTTTTCTCTTTGTGGTCTGTTAGTCCTCTAAATTTGGGGGGATTGAACTTCACAACTGATGATGTTGGTAATGTTCTTGCAATTACAG GTCTAGCACTTGTTATCTACCAACTTACAATATACCAATATATGGAAAAAGCTTGTGGACCTGTTAACATTTCTCGAATCACAGGG ATTTTTTCTATACCAGTGTTGCAAAGTTACCCCTTCATAGCAATGTTGTCAGGCATAACATTGTACATAATCATTTGTCTTGCTTCCATCCTCAAGAATATTGTGTCT GTGACCATTACAACAGGTTTATTCCTTATACAGAACCGAGCAGTG GAACAACACCAAAGAGGGGCTGCTAATGGCATTTCTATGACAGCTATGTCTCTATTCAAAGCGATTGGACCTGCTGCAGGTGGTACAAT ATTAACTTGGTCACAAAAGCGTATGGATGCTTCTTTCCTCCCAG GCACCCATATGGTCTTTTTCTTCCTTAATTTGTTTGAAGGACTTGGAATACTTATGATGTTCAAACCATTCCTTggtgaaaagaagaaaacacatTTAGATCAGTTACACTGA
- the LOC25501126 gene encoding protein ZINC INDUCED FACILITATOR-LIKE 1: MEKEPLLEKKQYYEDCPGCKVEQTKELNQGLSMINLVIIWMIVLSATLPASSLFPFLYFMVRDFNVAKEEADISYYAGYVGSSFMLGRCLTSVLWGMVSDRYGRKPVIIMGIIAVVIFNTLFGLSTGYWMAIITRFLLGSLNGVLGPVKAYASELFREEHQAIGLSTVSAAWGVGLIIGPAIGGYLAQPVEKYPQIFPKDSFWDKFPYFLPCFIISVLAFTVVIACIWIPETLHNHNGNKESTDDAEALENGSNKEKTVRKNENLFMNWPLMSSIIVYCVFSLHDIAYQEVFSLWATSPPKLGGLNFTTDDVGNVLSISGVALCIYQLFIYPSVEKACGPIGLGRITGIFSIPLLQSYPFIAMLSGITLYIVISIASVLKNIMSVTITTGLFLIQNRVVEQHQRGAANGLSMTGMSLFKAIGPAAGGTILTWSQKRMDASFLPGTQMVFFFLNLVEGLGIILLFKPFLGEMKKRNSDLLH; encoded by the exons ATGGAGAAAGAGCCATTGTTGGAGAAGAAGCAATACTATGAGGATTGTCCTGGTTGTAAAGTGGAACAAACTAAAGAGCTTAATCAAGGGCTATCCATGATAAATCTTGTGATTATTTGGATGATTGTTTTATCTGCTA cTTTGCCTGCATCATCTCTCTTTCCATTCCTTTATTTCATG GTAAGGGATTTCAACGTTGCAAAAGAAGAAGCTGATATAAGTTATTATGCTGGTTATGTTG GATCTTCGTTCATGCTTGGAAGATGTTTGACGTCTGTACTATGGGGAATGGTTTCAGATCGCTATGGTCGAAAACCTGTTATAATCATGGGAATCATTGCAGT TGTCATTTTCAACACATTATTTGGCCTTAGTACGGGTTATTGGATGGCTATTATCACGAGATTTCTTCTCGGAAGTTTAAATGGCGTGCTTGGGCCAGTTAAG GCCTATGCTTCTGAACTTTTTCGTGAAGAGCACCAAGCTATAGGACTTTCTACT GTTAGTGCAGCTTGGGGCGTAGGTTTAATTATTGGCCCGGCAATAGGAGGCTATTTGGCTCAG CCAGTAGAAAAGTACCCACAAATTTTTCCAAAGGATTCCTTTTGGGACAA GTTCCCATACTTCTTGCCCTGCTTTATAATATCAGTACTTGCATTTACAGTAGTAATTGCCTGCATCTGGATTCCG GAAACACTTCACAATCACAATGGTAACAAAGAGTCCACAGATGACGCCGAAGCTTTAGAAAATGGAAGCAACAAAGAAAAGACAGTCCGAAAGAATGAAAACCTCTTTATGAATTGGCCTTTAATGTCATCTATCATAGTTTATTGTGTCTTCTCACTTCATGATATTGCTTATCAAGAG GTTTTCTCATTATGGGCTACTAGTCCTCCGAAGCTAGGGGGTTTGAACTTTACAACTGATGATGTTGGTAACGTTCTTTCAATTTCAG GAGTTGCACTTTGCATCTACCAACTTTTCATATACCCTTCTGTTGAAAAAGCTTGTGGACCTATTGGCCTTGGCCGCATCACAGGG ATTTTTTCTATACCACTATTGCAAAGTTACCCCTTCATAGCAATGTTGTCAGGCATAACCTTATATATAGTGATTAGTATTGCTTCTGTCCTCAAGAATATTATGTCT GTCACGATTACAACAGGTTTATTCCTAATACAAAACCGAGTAGTG GAACAACACCAAAGAGGGGCAGCTAATGGCCTTTCTATGACAGGGATGTCTCTATTCAAAGCCATTGGACCTGCTGCAGGCGGTACAAT ATTAACTTGGTCACAAAAGCGTATGGATGCTTCTTTCCTACCGG GCACTCAAATggtcttttttttccttaatttaGTAGAAGGACTTGGAATAATTTTGTTGTTCAAACCATTCCTTggtgaaatgaagaaaagaaactCAGATCTTTTACATTGa